Within Azoarcus sp. DD4, the genomic segment GCTGCCTGGGCTGCTTCATCCTGATCGTCGAGGCCCTGATGCTGCGTGCCGCGCTGGCCGGCACCGCCATCGTGCCGACCTTCGAGATCCTGGTGGCGATCTTCGCCGGCATGGTGCTGCTGCATGTGGTTGGCGCGATCCAGCGCATCCAGCCCTGGACCGAAACGGCCGAGATCGGGCTCTACAGCCTGTTGCTGGCGCTGACGCTCGGCTTCTTTCCGGTTGCTGCCTGAGCCGGGCCTCAGTCGCCCAGGCCCAGGCGGCGGGCGAGGCGCACCAGCTCGAAGTCGTTGGCCGCGCCCAACTTGGCCTTGATCTGGTAATGGGTGTTGTGCACCGTCTTCGCGCTGAGGAAGAGCGCGGTGGCGATGTCGGCAACCGGCGTGCCGGCCAGCAGCAGGCGCAGCACTTCGAGTTCGCGCGGGCTCAGGCCGTTGGTGGCGGGCGGATCGGGTTCGCGCAGCGCGGCCCGGACCTCGGCGGCAAGGTCCGGGCTGACGAAGCTGCGGCCGCCGGCCACCTCGCGCACGGCGTGCTGCAGCACCTCGGGCGGGCTGCTCTTGGTCACGTAGCCGAGTGCGCCGGCGCGTATCGCCTGCACCGCCCACAGCACGTCGCGATGCATGCTGAAGGCCAGCAGCCGCGCCTGCGGGTCGCGCTGGCGGATGCGGGCGAGCAGTTCGAGGCCGCCGATGTCGGGCAGGGCAAGATCGAGGATGGCGAGGTCGGGCTGCAGTTCGCGCCATCGCTGCAGGCCCAGCGCCCCGGTCGCGGCTTCGCCGGCTACCACGATGTTGCCTTGCTGTTCGAGCAGGCGGCGATAGCCCTGGCGCACCACCGCGTGGTCGTCGACCAACAGCAGCCGGATCACGGCCGCGCCTCCGGCAGCGGCCAGCCGGCCGCCAGCCGCATGCCACCCGCGTGCAGCGGCGCCAGCGCGACGCTGCCGCCGAGGGCCGCGACCCGCTCGGCCATCCCGGACAGTCCGTGGCCGCCGCGCGTGTCCATGGCGGAACCGTCGGCAAGGCCGTCGTCGACGACTTCCACCTCGATCCGGCCACCATCGCAGGCAACGGCGACCGTCACCCGGTTCGCGCAGGCATGTCGCAGCGCATTGGTGAGACCTTCCTGGACGATGCGGTACACATGCACGGCGAACTCGCCCGGCAAGGCAGCCAGATCGCCGCGTACCGCGAGTTCGGTCTCCACCGGCGTACCGTCGGGACGGCGGCGGGCATCGCGTACCAGTTGGGCGAGGCAGTTGCCGAGGCCGAAGGCGTCCAGGCCGGGCGGGCGCAGGCGCTGGACGATGCCTTGAACGCTTTCGTGCAACTGCGCGAGGCTGGTTTCGATGATGTCCAGACTTGGCAGCAGCGCGGCCTTGTCGCCGTCGGCGACATGGCGCAGGAAGGCGGCTTCCGCCCGCAGCGATGTGAGGTGCTGGCCCATGTCGTCGTGCAGCTCGCGGGCGAGATGGCGGCGTTCGGCTTCGCGCGCATCGAGCAGGCCGGTGGCGAGCCGGCGCTCGGCGGCGCGGGTTTCGCCCAGCTGGCGGGCAAGACTGTTGAAGTCCTCGCCGATGCGGCGGAATTCGCGCAGCTCGAAAGCCGGCAGGCGCACCGTGGTGTCGCCGGCTTCGAGCTGGCCGATGGCGGCCAGAATGCGATCGGCTGGCCGCAGCGCGCGCCGCACCGGCGCGATCAGCACTACCGCCAGCGCCGCCAGGGCCAGCCATGCCAGGGCGAGGACACCGACGGCGCCGAGCCAGCCCGACAGCTCGGCGGCCCAATGCGGGGCGACGCGGATCTCGCCGACCGTCACCCCGGGCGGGCGCAGCAGGCCGAAGCGGGCGACGCCCGCGTCCCCGGCGAGTGCGGCCAGCCCGCTTGCCGGAAGCGCCGTGCCCGCCAGTGCGGGGGCGGGCGCCATGCAGTCGCGGGCGATCACGCGGCCCCACAGGTCCTCGACCTCGACGCAGAATGCAAGCCGCCGCGCCAGCGGTGCGAGCACGGCGAGATCCACCGCGATCTGCTCGCGGTTGAAGGGGTCGGCGAGGCGCGGCTGGTCCTGGCTGAGCAGTTGCTGGACGATGGCGCCGGTGGGTTCGAGATCGCTGAGCGCCGCCTGCCGCGCCAGCCAGCCGAGCGCGGCAAGCCCGATGCCGGTGGCGGCGAGTCCGAACAGGACGATGCGGATCAGCAGCGCGCGCTGCAGGTCGAACGCGGCGGCACTGGCGGCAGCGGGTTGGCGGTGTGTGGGCGCGGAAGGCGCAGGCGTTGGATTCATCGGCGGGGCGGGGCGGCGGCGAGGGCCGTCATCTTCCTGCCGCCGCATCCCGAATGGAAGCGGGTATCGCCCAGGCGGGCAAATTGCCCGGCCGGCGCAACGCGGGCAAAGCGCGCTCAGGCTGCTTCGAAGTGCTCCAGCATCAGCTGCACGTTGCTGACACCGTTGTACTCGTTGATCGACAACCGGTAGGCGGCGCGGATGGTGTCGGGCGCGCCGTCGGCGAAGTTGAACTGGATTGCGTCGTAGCGCACGCCCTGCTTGGCCAGTTCCAGCTTGAGGTGGCGGTCCTTGAGCACGCGCTGGCGTTCGACCCGGAAGATGTCGTCGAACACCGGCGCCGGAAAGCCCTGGCCCCAGATCTCCTGCTCCAGCAGGCGGGCGGATTCCAGCCCGAGGTAGCCGGATTCGAGCGCACCGTCGGTTTCGATGCGCCGCTGCAGCGCCGCCGGATCGACCAGGCCGGCCACCACTTCCTCGAATACCGCGGTGAAGCGGTCGAAGTCCGCCTCGCGGATGGTGAGGCCGGCCGCCATCGCATGGCCGCCGAAGCGCACGATCAGGTCGGGATGCTGTTTGGTGACGAGGTCGAGCGCGTCGCGCAGGTGCAGGCCGGCAATCGAGCGGCCGGAGCCCTTGAGCTCGCCCTCGTTGCCGCGCGCGAAGGCGATGGTCGGCCGGTGCAGCTTCTCCTTGATGCGGCCGGCGACGATGCCGATCACCCCCTGGTGCCAGTCCGGCTCGAACAACGCGATGCTGGCGCTGGCGCCGGGATCGAAACCTTCCAGCCGCAGCGCGGCCTCTTCCTGCATGCCGGCTTCGATGCTGCGGCGTTCGCGGTTGAGCTTGTCGAGTTCCTGGGCGATGTTCATCGCGCGGCCGACGTCGTCGGTGATCAGGCATTCGATGCCCAGGCTCATGTCCGACAGCCGTCCGGCGGCGTTGAGCCGCGGACCGAGGGCGAAGCCGAGGTCGAAGGTGGTGGCGCGCGAGGGTTCGCGGCCGGCGGCGGCGAACAGCGCGCGGATGCCCGGCTGCATGCGGCCGGCGCGCATGCGCTG encodes:
- a CDS encoding response regulator transcription factor, whose product is MIRLLLVDDHAVVRQGYRRLLEQQGNIVVAGEAATGALGLQRWRELQPDLAILDLALPDIGGLELLARIRQRDPQARLLAFSMHRDVLWAVQAIRAGALGYVTKSSPPEVLQHAVREVAGGRSFVSPDLAAEVRAALREPDPPATNGLSPRELEVLRLLLAGTPVADIATALFLSAKTVHNTHYQIKAKLGAANDFELVRLARRLGLGD
- a CDS encoding histidine kinase, which gives rise to MNPTPAPSAPTHRQPAAASAAAFDLQRALLIRIVLFGLAATGIGLAALGWLARQAALSDLEPTGAIVQQLLSQDQPRLADPFNREQIAVDLAVLAPLARRLAFCVEVEDLWGRVIARDCMAPAPALAGTALPASGLAALAGDAGVARFGLLRPPGVTVGEIRVAPHWAAELSGWLGAVGVLALAWLALAALAVVLIAPVRRALRPADRILAAIGQLEAGDTTVRLPAFELREFRRIGEDFNSLARQLGETRAAERRLATGLLDAREAERRHLARELHDDMGQHLTSLRAEAAFLRHVADGDKAALLPSLDIIETSLAQLHESVQGIVQRLRPPGLDAFGLGNCLAQLVRDARRRPDGTPVETELAVRGDLAALPGEFAVHVYRIVQEGLTNALRHACANRVTVAVACDGGRIEVEVVDDGLADGSAMDTRGGHGLSGMAERVAALGGSVALAPLHAGGMRLAAGWPLPEARP
- the recJ gene encoding single-stranded-DNA-specific exonuclease RecJ produces the protein MIQIQPRAVPQRAVAALADAGIHPLLARLYAARGIARSSELDNSLKALLPPQALTGAAEAAQLLADAIEAGARMVIVADYDCDGATACAVGMRALRAFGADVHYLVPGRVTLGYGLTPAMVEIAARLEPDVLITVDNGIASVEGIAAARAHGMATIITDHHLPGDVLPEADVIVNPNQPGCDFPSKALAGVGAMFYAMLALRAELRERGAFAGGQEPNLADLLDLVALGTVADVVKLDHNNRILVSQGLQRMRAGRMQPGIRALFAAAGREPSRATTFDLGFALGPRLNAAGRLSDMSLGIECLITDDVGRAMNIAQELDKLNRERRSIEAGMQEEAALRLEGFDPGASASIALFEPDWHQGVIGIVAGRIKEKLHRPTIAFARGNEGELKGSGRSIAGLHLRDALDLVTKQHPDLIVRFGGHAMAAGLTIREADFDRFTAVFEEVVAGLVDPAALQRRIETDGALESGYLGLESARLLEQEIWGQGFPAPVFDDIFRVERQRVLKDRHLKLELAKQGVRYDAIQFNFADGAPDTIRAAYRLSINEYNGVSNVQLMLEHFEAA